TTGGACGCGGCTCCGTGGTGGCCGCCGGCGCCCTGGTGACCCGGGACGTGCCCGCGGGCCACGTGGTTGGCGGTGTGCCCGCCAAGATCCTCTGCACGGTGGACGAGTACCTGGCCGCCTATGCCCAGGAGGCGCGCGTGCTGGAGGTGGAGGACGAGGGCTCCATCCGACAGGCCGTGGCGGAGTGGGCGGCCGGGGATCCGCCGGGCAAGGCGGCCTTGCGCTTGCGTTCCGGCCGGACCCGTCTCACCCGCTGAGCCGGCTTCACCCGCGCTGCGGGCTGTCCCCGGCCAGCCAGGCCAGGGCGCCCTGGCGGCCCCGGGCGGCCAGCAGCAGGGCCGGTGGCAGCAGCGTGGCCAGGCTCAGCACGCTCAGCCGCAGCCAGGGATGCCAGCCGGCCAGCCCGGTCAGTCCCTGCAGACCGGCCAGGGCCAGGCAGAAGGGCAGGCCCGCGAATTCCGCCCGCAGCAGACGGCCGTGGGGAACCCCGAGCAGGCGGGCGATCACGTGCTGCTGTCCCAGTTGGATCAGCAGGCGCGTGGCCACCAGCGCGACGGCCACCGCCAGGATGCCCCAGCGCGCGCTCAGGGCCACGGCGGCGATGTTCAGCGGCGCGGCGAAGAACACCCAGACCAGCACCACGTCGCTGCGGCCCAGGGCCTGGATCACGGCGTTCATGCTCCGGCCCATGGTCTGCACCACGGCCAGGACGCAGAAGACCTGCATCACGGGCACCACGCCGTCCCACTTGTGGGTCAGCAGCAGCGGCGCCAGCCGCTCCAGGCTGAAGGCCGCCAGGGTCATCAGCGGGAACATCAGCCAGGACATGCCGCGCAGCACGCGCACGTAGGCCCGGGCCACCCGCGGCCGGTCGTCCTGGATGCTGGCGTAGGCCGGGAAGAGCACGCGGTCCAGCACGCCGGCCAGGTTCTGGCTGGGCAGCCGGGTCAACCGGAAGCCCAGTTGGTACAGGCCCAGATCGCGCGGGCCGATCCAGCGGCCGATCACCACCGCGTCGATGTTCTTGCCCACGAAGCCCACCACGCCGGCCACGCTGAGTTTCCAGGAATAGTGCAGGACGGGCAGCAGTTGCCGCAGGGGGGCCGGGCGCGCGCGGGGAATCCAGGGCAGCAGGCTGATGGCCAGCAAGGCGGGCTCCGCCAGCGCCAGCACCACCAGACTGTAGACGCCCCAACCCGCGTGGGCGGCCGCCAGCGCCAGCAGCCCGCTGAGCAGGGTGGCCGGCACGGCCCGCCGGGCCACGGTCTGGAAACGCAGGCGCTTCTCCAGCGCCGCCCGCGGCACCACCACGCCGATGGAGAACACGAAGGTCAGGGCCAGCAGGCGCAGGATGTCGGTCAGGTCCTCCAACCGGTACCAGGCCGCCACAGCTGGGGCGGCCAGCGCCAGCAGGCAGGCGGTGCCCAGGGCCAGGGTCGCGTGCAGGCGGAACAAGGCCGCCAGCTCCGCTTCCTCGGCCTGGCGTCCCAGCTGGATCAGTCCGTCGCCCAGTCCGAAGGTGGAGAGGATCTGCAGGAAGTTGACGCAGAGCAGGCCCAGCCCCAGCAGGCCGTAGTCCGCCGGTGAGAGGATACGGGCCAGCAGGATGGAGAAGACCACGCGGCTGAGCTGGCTGCCCGCCTGTTGTCCAAAGGCCCACCCCAGCCCGGCCAGGCTATTGCGGCGCAGGCTCTCAGCCACGGAGCACCTGCCGGTAAGCCGCGGCCAGGCCCGCCCAGCCATCCTGGCCGGCGCGTGGCGCGGGTTTGGGCTCCGCCAGCAGCTCCCCGCAGCGCTGGAGGAGGTGAGCGCCGTCCCGGGAGCGGAACAGCGCCACGCCCTCCGGCCGGGGCACGGCGTCGCTGGCCAGGCAGCGGCACCCGCTGAACTGGGCCTCGCGCAGGGAGAGGCTGTCGCCGTCGCTGGTGGTGGGCCGCACCAGCAGGTCACACTCGCGCAGCAGCGCAGGGAATTCCAGGCTGTCCGTGATGATCAGCACGTGCTCCGCCAACCCCAGTTCGTCCAACCGGGTCCGGCAGCGCGCCAGGTAGTCCGGCAGCCCGATCTCCGGCAGGACGAAGACCAGTCCAGCGGCGGGCCGGGTGCGGCGCAGCTGGTGGACCAGCTCCACGAGCAGATCGAGGCCGTAGAGATCCAGACCCTCGTGGAAGCGCAGCCGGAACGCGCTGGCTGCCAGCCGGGGCTGGTGCCGGGCCAGGAACTCGCGCACGGCGGCGGGCAGGGGACCGGCCCCGAGTGCGGGCGGATCCAGGTAGGCGTACTGCACGCGGACCTGTTCGGGCCGGGCGCCGTACTCCAGGCAGCGGGCGCGGACCTCCGCGCTGACGGCCACCACGCCGCGGCAGAGGCGCAGGGCGGCCCGGGCCAGCCGTCGGGTGCGCGGGTTGTCCAGCGGCCGGAAGCTGTGGAGGGTGAGCAAGACGGGCAGCCCCAGCAGGCGCCCCAGCAGCGCGCAGAGCAGGCGCGTGCGCCAGTTGCCGCTGTGGACGTGGACGAGTGCTCCGCCTCCCAGGCGGTGTCGGAGCAGGGCAGACGCCAGCAGGAGGGGCAGGAGCAGGGGCCGGCAGCGGCCGTCGTCCGCCACGCGCCAGCGCCAGCCCTCGGCGGTCAGCCGGGCGCACAACCGTTGCAGGTGAACGGACACGCCCCCCACCGGCGGCGGCAGGCCGCCCACCAAGAGGATGAATGGGGCGGGCTCGGCGGCCATGGACCCTCCCGCTCAGGCCACCGACGCGCGGATCGCCGCCGCCACCTCCGCCACCTGGGCGCGCGTGATCTCCGCGAACAGGGGCAGGCTGAGGATCTCGCCGGCCAGCCGCTCGGTGACGGGGAAATCCCCCTCCCGGTAGCCCAGTTCCGCCGCGGCGGGCTGCAGGTGGACCGGGCGCGGATAGTGCAGGCCGCAGCCGATGCCCGCCTGCTGCAGGGCCGCCTGCAGGGCGTTGCGCATGGTGCCGGACTCCGGCGTCACGCGAATCACGAACAGGTGATACACGTGGCGGCGACCGGGCAGCTCCTGCGGGCAGAGGATGCCGGGCAGTCCCGCCAGTTCCTCGCGGTACCAGTCGGCCGCCTGCCGGCGCGCGGCGGTCCAGCCGGGCAGGTGCCGGAGCTTGACCCCCAGCACGGCGCCCTGCAGACCCTCCAGCCGGTAGTTGTGGCCCCACTCGGCGTGCAGGTACTTCTCGGGCATGCCGTGGTCGCGCAGCCGGCAGATCCTCTGGTAGAGGGCTTCGTCGTTGGTGAGCACGGCGCCGCCCTCGCCGGCGGCGCCCAGGTTCTTGCCCGGGTAGAAACTGAAGGCGGCCGCGCGGCCGTGGTGGCCGGCGTGGACGCCGTGGTAGCCGGCCAGGTGCGCCTGGGCCGCGTCCTCCAACAGCAGCAGGCCGCGGCGCTCGGCGATCTCGCGCAGCGGCTTCAGGTCCGCGCACTGCCCGTAGAGATGCACCGGCAGCAGGACCTTGGTGCGCGGCGTGATGCGGGCCTCCACCTGCTCCGGATCCAGGTTGAAGTCGTCTGCCCGCACGTCGGCCAGCCGGGGCGTGGCGCCGGCCAGCTTGACGCCGCCGGCCGTGGCCATGAAGGTGTTGGCGGCGGTCAGCACCTCGTCGCCCGGGCCGATCCCCAGGCCCCAGAACATCAGGTGCAGGGCCGCCGTGCCGCTGTTGCAGGTGGCGCAGAAGCGCGCCCCGTGGGCGGCGGCGAAGGCCTCCTCGAAGGCCCGCACGGTGGGGCCGGTGACGAACTCGCAGCGCTCGAAGACGCCCGCCACGGCGGCGTCCAACTCATGCTTGATGCTGGCGTATTGGGCCTTGAGATCGAGAAAGGGGACCGGCATGTGCTCTCCTGCTGCTTCCGGCTTGGCGTGTGGAACCGCTTCCCAAGCCAAAAGTGGCGAACGGCCACGGCTTGGGAAAGCTGGGGGCGGCTGGTACTTTGCTGCCGGCGGAGGCCGTGGCCCCCGTCTGTCACACCGCCGAACGCCGGAATCCCGGCCCTCGTCGGAAGGACGGTGACGGGTCAGGGAGTCCCGGCCGAAGCCGGATGACAGGAGACACCAGATGAAGATCGGCATCGCGGGACTGGGCTACTGGGGACCGAACCTGGTGCGCAACTTCCAGGCCCAGCCGGGCTGCGACGTGCACATGACGGACCTGGACGACGGCCGGCGCGCCGCGGGGGCCCGCCGCTTTCCCGCCGCCCAGCTGGCCGGCAGCTACGACGAGTTGCTGGAGCGCGTCGAGGCCGTGGCCCTGGCCACACCCCTCTCCAGCCACTTCGAATTGGGGCGCCGCGCCCTGGAGGCCGGCCGCCACCTGCTGGTGGAGAAGCCCTTCGTGGAGAGCGCGGCCCAGGCGCGCGAGCTGATCACCCTGGCGGAATCCAAGGGGCTCACGCTGATGGTGGACCACACCTTCCTCTACACGGGGGCCGTGCGCAAGGTGCGCGAGCTCATCGACCAGGGCGAGTTGGGCCGCCTGCTCTACTTCGACAGCGTGCGTGTCAACCTGGGCCTCTTCCAGCACGACACCAACGTGATCTGGGACCTGGCGCCCCACGATCTCAGCATCTGCGACCACCTGGCGGGCGGGGAACCGCTGGCCGTGCAGGCCTGCGGCGCCCGGCACTACTATCAGCACGAGGACCTGGCCTACCTCACGGTCTTCTACCCGGACCAGCTGATCGCCCATTTCCACGTCAACTGGATCGCCCCGGTCAAGGTGCGGCGCATCTTGATCGGTGGCGACCGCCAGATGGTGGTCTACGACGACATGGAGCCCAGCGAGAAGATCAAGGTGTACGACAAGGGCGTGGAGCTGACCCAGCCCGAGGAGATCTGGCGCACGCTGGTGAGCTACCGCACGGGCGACATGCGCGCCCCTCGCTTGGACGGGACCGAGGCGCTGGATCGGATGGTCAAGGAATTCCTGGACTGCGCCGCCACGGGTCGCGAGCCGCTCTCCGGGCCGGCCCACGCCCTGCGGGTGACGCGCCTGCTCGAGGCCGCCGAACTGAGCCTGCGCCAGGGCGGCCGTCGCGTGGAGCTGAGCGAGTTGGCTTGATCCGGGAGACGGAATCGTTCAACACAGAGTCACGGAGACACAGAGGATTGTTGGAGATGATCCGGCGAGACATGGGCACATTCGGGCATTCCGCCACTGAGTGACGCGGGATTCCGCAGGGGCTGGAGCCCGTAACGCTCTCCTCGCCGTGCCTCTGTGCCTCTGTGGTGGCAGTAGCAGGAGCAACGCATGGACTCGTATCTGAGAATCGCCGAAGACGTGAAGCTGGGCGAAGGCGTGAAGATCTTCAGCTTCGTCAACCTCTACGGCTGCGAGATCGGCGCCGGCAGCCGGGTGGGGGCCTTCGTGGAGATCCAGAAGGGCGCGAAGATCGGCCGCAACTGCAAGATCAGCAGCCACACCTTCATCTGCGAGGGCGTGGAGATCGGCGACAACGTCTTCGTGGGCCACAACGTCTCCTTCATCAACGACAAGTTCCCGCGCGCCACGCGCCCGGACGGCACGCCGCAGACCGAGGAGGACTGGACCCTGGAGTTCACCCAGGTGGGCGCGGGCGCCTCCATCGGAACGGGCTCCACCATCCTCTGCGGGATCCGCATCGGGGAAGGGGCCATGGTGGGCGCCGGCAGCGTGGTGACCCGGGACGTGCCTGCGGGCGCGCTGGTGGCCGGCGTGCCGGCCCGGCTGATCCGGCGGGCGGACAAGTGAGAGCGCCCTTCCGGCTCCCGGAGCAGCCCGCGACCCGGCTGGGCCTCCTGCTGGCCCAGCTTGAGGACGGCCGCGCGCGCACGCTGCGCATCGTGGCGACGGCCCCGGCGGAGCTCCTGCACCACAGCTCGCCGGACTTCCCCAACAGCCTGGCCGCCCATCTGGCGCACCTGGCCGCCATCGAGTTGGACTGGCTCTACTGCGACCTGCTGGGTGTGGAGATTCCGGCCGAAGCGCTGGAGAACTTTCCCATCGACGACGTGCGGCAGGCGGACGGCCGGTTGGCCCAGGCGGAAACGGCCACGCTGCCCGAACTGCTCGCCGCACTGGCCCGCGCCCGCTACCTGTTGCTGACGGAGTGCGCGCGGCTGGCGGAGCCCGACCTGGCGGAGTTGGTGCAGGGCCTGGAGGGGGCCGCGACGCCCGAGTGGATCTTAAGCCACCTGCTCCAGCACGAAGCCGAGCACCGGGGCGTCATGCGCCGGATGATCGCCGCCTGGGCCCCGCGCGCCTGAGCCTTCCCAAGCATCTCACCACAGAGTCACAGAGGCACAGAGTTTGAATTGGGCTCTGCCTGGGTCGAGGGTCGCTCGTCCGGGAGTCCGCTTGATCACGAAGACTCGAAGTCTCGAAGATGAATTGTGTCACGTGAGGTGAAGCCCGCCAGGTTGACCTCTGATCCGTCTATCACCACAGAGACACAGTGACACAGAGCCACTGAGTTTCAATGGAGTGGGTGAGGTGAAGGCCTTCAGGCCTGAACCAGATCCAGGTGGTGACGCCGTCAGGCGGAACCAACTACGTGGTGGCAGGAAGTCCAAACTGCGGCCAGAGTCAGGCCACCGCGAGGTGGCCTGACTCTGGCCGTTGAGAAAAAGCGCCTCTTTGGCGCCACCTTTCTGGTGCCAGCAGAAAGGTGGCAAACAAGGCCTCCGGCAAGAGACAGGGATGACAGGCGAGGTTTGGGATCCCCCGGTCAAGCCGGGGGATGACGGGTGGGGGGATCATTTCTGGCGCCAGCAGAAAGGTGGCAGACAAGGGTTCTCAGCAAATGATAGGAACGCGGTGAACCCCCATCCCAACCTTCCCCCTTGCAGGGGGAAGGGGCCGCCCGAGACGACAGAATGAGAGGCGCCTTCGCGCATAGAAAAACGCCGGGGCCGAGCCCCGGCGTCGCAGCAGTTGTACCGATCCCACAGCGGATCGGGGTGATCGGTGGTTTCATGTTCCACCGACCGCTTGTTGTTTCGTCAATCGATGGAGCCGTCTTTAGCCGACCGGGAAAAAATCTGCGCGGGGGGTGGGACGCCGGAAGGTCCTGCTCCCGCTGGCCAGCTTTGCTAGATTCGGCCCATGTATTTCACGCTGCTGGGTCCCACCGCGGAGAATTCCGCCCACTGTCGCTACCTGAGTGCGGGCAACGCCGGACTCCTGCTGGATGCCGGGCTGGATCCCCTGCGTGAGGGCCGGGCCGCGCTGCCCGACACCTCCGCGCTGGACCACCATCCCGAGTACTATCCCGTCCACGCCATCCTGCTCAGCCACGCCCACGTGGATCACATGGCCGCGCTGCCCGTGCTGGCCGCGCGCTGGCCCGAGGCGGCCATTCTGTGCACCGAGGCCACCTGGCGCTTGACCCGCCTGCAGTTGTGCCGTCACGCCACCCTCTGGGCCCAGGCCTCCGAGAGCGGCGCGGAGCTGGAGGAACCCCTCTACGGCCCGGCGGACGTGCAGGACCTGGAGGAGCGCGTGCGCTTCGTGGAGAAGGGCGAGCGCCTGCGGCTGGAGATCGAGGGCGCCGAGGAGCTGCACCTGACGGCCTTCGACGCCGGCCACATCCTGGGCTCCACTTCCTGGCTGATCGAAGCCGAAGGCCAGTCCCTGTTCTACACGGCGGACCTCTGCGGCCGTCCCCAGAGCGTGATCCAGGGCGCCGTCTATCCGCCCGGCGCGGACGTGGTGGTCAGCGAGTGCACCGTGGCCTGGAGTCCGGCCCACGCCCAACTGGCCCGCCGCGCCGAGATCGAGCGCCTGGCCGACTCCATCCGCGAGGTGGCGGCCCTGGGCGGCTCCATCCTGATGCCCGTGTTCAACATGGGCCGCGCCCAGGAGCTGCTTTACATCCTGCACAGCCTGAAGCGCAAGGGCCGGATCCCGCCGCTGCCCGTCTACCTGGGCCGCCGGGCCTGGGAGATCGCCCAGCTCTACGACCAATTCGCCGCCAAGGACCGCCGCCTGCTGCCGGACTTCCAGTTCTCCCAGACCCTGGTGGACATTTTGGATCCGGAGGAGAGCGCGCTGGATCTGGAAGGTTCGCGGATCTTCCTGGTGCCCTCGGGCATGCTCCAGCCCCACAGCGCCTCCTGGCGCGTGGCCCGGCGCATGCTGCCCCTGCCGCTCCAGGCCATCTTCTTCGTGGGGCACTCGGCGGGGGGCTCCTTCGCCAAGCGCTTGCTCAAGAGCAAACCCGGCGACCTGCTGGAGATGGACGGCGCCCAGGTGCCCCTGCACTGCCGGGTGGAGAGCTTCCTGTTCTCCTCGCACTCCAGCCTGCCCGAGCTGTTGGACATGCTGCAGCGGGTCAAGCCGCGGCTGCTGGTGGCCCTGCCCGGGCGCAAGGACTCGGCCCGGCGCTTCCTGGAGGCGGCCCAGGCCCAGCAGCCCGAGCTGCGCGTGGAAGAGGCCCTGCCCGGCAGCGAGCTCGACGTCAGCGACTCATGAGTCTGCTGGACCGCGAGCTCTCGGCCCGGGTGATCCAGCTGGCCATTCCCGTGGTCATCTCCCAACTCAGCCAGACCGTGGTGGGCATGGTGGACACCATGATGGTGGGCCGGCTGGGCGTCGTTCCATTGGCGGCCACCGGGCTGGCGGGGTTGGCGGTCTGGATGGTGATGGGCGCCGTGGGCCACTTGTCCACGGGCACGCAGATCCTGGCCTCGCGGCGCACGGGCCAGGCGGACCACGCCGCCGCCGGCCGCGCGCTGGCCTCGGCCCTCCAGGCCGGCCTGCCCTTGGGTGCGCTGCTGACCGTGGTGCTGCTCTGGCTCTATCCGCTCTACTACGGCCTGATCCTGGACGGGCCGGAGGATCCCCTCTACGAGCCCAGCCTGTACTACACGCTTTGGCGCATCTCGGGCCTGGTGCCCTACGTGGTGATCTCCGCCCTGCGCGGCTTTTTCAACGGCATCGGGGACACGCGCCAGCACATGCGCGTGGCCATCGCCATCAACCTGCTCAACATCCCGCTCAACTGGGTCTTCATCTACGGGCACCTGGGCGCCCCGGCCCTGGGCGCCCCGGGGGCCGGGCTGGCCTCCATGCTGGCCACCGTGGGCGGGATGGTCGTGTTCCTGGTCCTGGCCTACCGGGCGGGGCTGCGCCGGCGCTGGGACTTCCACTGGGGCCAGGTCCTGCGTCGGCCGGTGAGCGGGCTGGAGAGTCCGCTACGCGTGCTGCGCCTGGCCCTGCCCGCCTCGGCCCAGGCCTTCTTCGTCCTGGCGGGCTTCACGCTCTTCATCGCCATGATGCGCCACGTGGGCACGGTGGAGGTGGCCGCCACCAACGTGGTCTTCACCATCCTGTCCTTCTCCTTCATGCCCGGCTTCGGCATCGGCATCGCGGCCAGCACGCTGATCGGCCAGCTGCTGGGCGCCGGCCAGCCCCGGGAGGCCATGCGCGCCGGCTGGGAGGCCCAGAAGCTGGGCATGCTGCTGATGAGCTCGCTGGGTCTGGTCTTCCTGCTGTTCCCCGATCCGCTGGCGCGCCTGTTCACCCAGGACGCCGCCGTGATCGACGCCGTGCGCTGGCCCCTGCGTCTGCTGGGCTGTTTCCAGGCGCTCGACGCCCTGGGCATGACCACGGCGGGCTGCCTGGAAGGCGCGGGGATGACCGGCTTCGTGATGCGCGTGGACGTGGGACTCAACTGGCTGGTCTTTCTGCCGCTCTCGGCGGGCATCATCTTCGGGCTGGGCGGGGGCATCCTCGAGGCCTTCGCCGCCCTGGCCGTCTACCTGAGTTCCTACGCCCTCATCCTGCAGTGGGCCTACCGCCGCGGCGAGTGGGCGAAACAAGTGGTCTGAGACGCCTGGAGCGCGCTGGCCGGCGGACTCGGCTT
This genomic interval from Candidatus Delongbacteria bacterium contains the following:
- a CDS encoding lipopolysaccharide biosynthesis protein, which gives rise to MAESLRRNSLAGLGWAFGQQAGSQLSRVVFSILLARILSPADYGLLGLGLLCVNFLQILSTFGLGDGLIQLGRQAEEAELAALFRLHATLALGTACLLALAAPAVAAWYRLEDLTDILRLLALTFVFSIGVVVPRAALEKRLRFQTVARRAVPATLLSGLLALAAAHAGWGVYSLVVLALAEPALLAISLLPWIPRARPAPLRQLLPVLHYSWKLSVAGVVGFVGKNIDAVVIGRWIGPRDLGLYQLGFRLTRLPSQNLAGVLDRVLFPAYASIQDDRPRVARAYVRVLRGMSWLMFPLMTLAAFSLERLAPLLLTHKWDGVVPVMQVFCVLAVVQTMGRSMNAVIQALGRSDVVLVWVFFAAPLNIAAVALSARWGILAVAVALVATRLLIQLGQQHVIARLLGVPHGRLLRAEFAGLPFCLALAGLQGLTGLAGWHPWLRLSVLSLATLLPPALLLAARGRQGALAWLAGDSPQRG
- a CDS encoding glycosyltransferase; the protein is MAAEPAPFILLVGGLPPPVGGVSVHLQRLCARLTAEGWRWRVADDGRCRPLLLPLLLASALLRHRLGGGALVHVHSGNWRTRLLCALLGRLLGLPVLLTLHSFRPLDNPRTRRLARAALRLCRGVVAVSAEVRARCLEYGARPEQVRVQYAYLDPPALGAGPLPAAVREFLARHQPRLAASAFRLRFHEGLDLYGLDLLVELVHQLRRTRPAAGLVFVLPEIGLPDYLARCRTRLDELGLAEHVLIITDSLEFPALLRECDLLVRPTTSDGDSLSLREAQFSGCRCLASDAVPRPEGVALFRSRDGAHLLQRCGELLAEPKPAPRAGQDGWAGLAAAYRQVLRG
- a CDS encoding MATE family efflux transporter, producing MSLLDRELSARVIQLAIPVVISQLSQTVVGMVDTMMVGRLGVVPLAATGLAGLAVWMVMGAVGHLSTGTQILASRRTGQADHAAAGRALASALQAGLPLGALLTVVLLWLYPLYYGLILDGPEDPLYEPSLYYTLWRISGLVPYVVISALRGFFNGIGDTRQHMRVAIAINLLNIPLNWVFIYGHLGAPALGAPGAGLASMLATVGGMVVFLVLAYRAGLRRRWDFHWGQVLRRPVSGLESPLRVLRLALPASAQAFFVLAGFTLFIAMMRHVGTVEVAATNVVFTILSFSFMPGFGIGIAASTLIGQLLGAGQPREAMRAGWEAQKLGMLLMSSLGLVFLLFPDPLARLFTQDAAVIDAVRWPLRLLGCFQALDALGMTTAGCLEGAGMTGFVMRVDVGLNWLVFLPLSAGIIFGLGGGILEAFAALAVYLSSYALILQWAYRRGEWAKQVV
- a CDS encoding acyltransferase — encoded protein: MDSYLRIAEDVKLGEGVKIFSFVNLYGCEIGAGSRVGAFVEIQKGAKIGRNCKISSHTFICEGVEIGDNVFVGHNVSFINDKFPRATRPDGTPQTEEDWTLEFTQVGAGASIGTGSTILCGIRIGEGAMVGAGSVVTRDVPAGALVAGVPARLIRRADK
- a CDS encoding DinB family protein — protein: MRAPFRLPEQPATRLGLLLAQLEDGRARTLRIVATAPAELLHHSSPDFPNSLAAHLAHLAAIELDWLYCDLLGVEIPAEALENFPIDDVRQADGRLAQAETATLPELLAALARARYLLLTECARLAEPDLAELVQGLEGAATPEWILSHLLQHEAEHRGVMRRMIAAWAPRA
- a CDS encoding MBL fold metallo-hydrolase — its product is MYFTLLGPTAENSAHCRYLSAGNAGLLLDAGLDPLREGRAALPDTSALDHHPEYYPVHAILLSHAHVDHMAALPVLAARWPEAAILCTEATWRLTRLQLCRHATLWAQASESGAELEEPLYGPADVQDLEERVRFVEKGERLRLEIEGAEELHLTAFDAGHILGSTSWLIEAEGQSLFYTADLCGRPQSVIQGAVYPPGADVVVSECTVAWSPAHAQLARRAEIERLADSIREVAALGGSILMPVFNMGRAQELLYILHSLKRKGRIPPLPVYLGRRAWEIAQLYDQFAAKDRRLLPDFQFSQTLVDILDPEESALDLEGSRIFLVPSGMLQPHSASWRVARRMLPLPLQAIFFVGHSAGGSFAKRLLKSKPGDLLEMDGAQVPLHCRVESFLFSSHSSLPELLDMLQRVKPRLLVALPGRKDSARRFLEAAQAQQPELRVEEALPGSELDVSDS
- a CDS encoding DegT/DnrJ/EryC1/StrS family aminotransferase, translated to MPVPFLDLKAQYASIKHELDAAVAGVFERCEFVTGPTVRAFEEAFAAAHGARFCATCNSGTAALHLMFWGLGIGPGDEVLTAANTFMATAGGVKLAGATPRLADVRADDFNLDPEQVEARITPRTKVLLPVHLYGQCADLKPLREIAERRGLLLLEDAAQAHLAGYHGVHAGHHGRAAAFSFYPGKNLGAAGEGGAVLTNDEALYQRICRLRDHGMPEKYLHAEWGHNYRLEGLQGAVLGVKLRHLPGWTAARRQAADWYREELAGLPGILCPQELPGRRHVYHLFVIRVTPESGTMRNALQAALQQAGIGCGLHYPRPVHLQPAAAELGYREGDFPVTERLAGEILSLPLFAEITRAQVAEVAAAIRASVA
- a CDS encoding Gfo/Idh/MocA family oxidoreductase, producing the protein MKIGIAGLGYWGPNLVRNFQAQPGCDVHMTDLDDGRRAAGARRFPAAQLAGSYDELLERVEAVALATPLSSHFELGRRALEAGRHLLVEKPFVESAAQARELITLAESKGLTLMVDHTFLYTGAVRKVRELIDQGELGRLLYFDSVRVNLGLFQHDTNVIWDLAPHDLSICDHLAGGEPLAVQACGARHYYQHEDLAYLTVFYPDQLIAHFHVNWIAPVKVRRILIGGDRQMVVYDDMEPSEKIKVYDKGVELTQPEEIWRTLVSYRTGDMRAPRLDGTEALDRMVKEFLDCAATGREPLSGPAHALRVTRLLEAAELSLRQGGRRVELSELA